The DNA window TTATGAAAAAGAACAAGTATTAAATAATGATTTTATTACTAATAAAAAATTCTTAGCTACAGGGAAATTTGAGAATTTCTCTCGTGAGGAAATTAAAGATTTAATAGTAAAAAATGGAGGAATTTATTTATCTAGTGTAAGTAAAAATTTAGATTATTTAATAGTTGGAGAAAAAGCTGGTTCTAAGTTAGATAAGGCTGAAAAATTAGGGGTAAAGGTATTGGATGAGGAAGAATTTTTAAAATTAAGTAATTTGAAAGGTTAGAAAATGAAATTATTTGTACCAAAAGGATATAAGACAAGTTTAAATATTATGCAAACAGAGGTTGCAATTAAAGAAATAAAAGATTTTTTTGAAAGGGGCTTAGCAGATGCTTTAAATCTTACAAGAATTTCAGCACCTTTATTTGTAGTAAAATCAACTGGATTAAATGATAATTTAAATGGTGTAGAAAGACCTGTATCATTTGATATGAAAGAAGATCCAAATACTACCATTGAAATTATACATTCACTTGCAAAATGGAAGAGAATGGCACTAAAAAGATATGGGATAAAAGAAAATTATGGTATTTATACAGATATGAATGCTATAAGACGTGATGAAGATTTAGATAATACACACTCTATATATGTAGATCAATGGGATTGGGAATTAGTAATATCTAAAGAGACAAGAGAAAGAGGGATAGAATTTTTAAAAGAAGTTGTAACTAAAATATATAAAGTATTTTTAGCAACAGAATCATATGTTAATATGAAATATCATGATTTAAAACAACTATTACCAAATGATATTTATTTCTTAACATCTCAAGAACTAGAAGATATGTACCCGAACTTATCTGCAAAAGAAAGAGAAAATGAAATAACTAAAAAGCATAAAGCAGTATTTTTAATGCAAATAGGGAAAACCCTAAATAGTGGAGAAAAACATGATGGTAGAGCACCAGATTATGATGATTGGGAACTAA is part of the Streptobacillus canis genome and encodes:
- the asnA gene encoding aspartate--ammonia ligase; the encoded protein is MKLFVPKGYKTSLNIMQTEVAIKEIKDFFERGLADALNLTRISAPLFVVKSTGLNDNLNGVERPVSFDMKEDPNTTIEIIHSLAKWKRMALKRYGIKENYGIYTDMNAIRRDEDLDNTHSIYVDQWDWELVISKETRERGIEFLKEVVTKIYKVFLATESYVNMKYHDLKQLLPNDIYFLTSQELEDMYPNLSAKERENEITKKHKAVFLMQIGKTLNSGEKHDGRAPDYDDWELNGDILVWNDLLKSAFELSSMGIRVDKETLKKQLELAGNKDRENLDYHKMLLNDELPLTIGGGLGQSRICMFLLQKAHIGEVQASIWTKEIEEECLKNGINLL